A single Anopheles funestus chromosome 2RL, idAnoFuneDA-416_04, whole genome shotgun sequence DNA region contains:
- the LOC125762625 gene encoding cytoplasmic protein NCK1, which translates to MAGSIKQEDVCYVVAKYDYEAQGAQELDLRKNDRYLLLDDSKHWWRVQNTRNQSGYVPSNYVKKEKKSVSLFDSFKKKVKKGSGSKTLPNCSPSRQVDSPTMSRRLPPDPSDAIASTPIGTAIVKYNYQAQQQDELSLTKGTRILILEKSNDGWWRGQSGSATGWFPSNYTTEENEDDTLHTYAMAENVLDIVVALYSFNSNNDTELSFEKGDRLEILDRPAADPEWYKARNNNGQVGLVPRNYLQELSEYLAQPFRSNGSGPDSLDRRPNDAQSNNNNSNTNNSNNNNSQQPERPHLTGKSWYYGAITRSQCDTVLNSHGHDGDYLIRDSETNLGDYSVSLKAPGRNKHFRVHVEGNMYCIGQRKFHTLDQLVDHYQRAPIYTNKQGEKLYLVRPLPKANGT; encoded by the exons ATGGCTGGGAGTATTAAGCAAG AGGATGTTTGCTACGTGGTAGCAAAGTACGATTATGAAGCGCAGGGAGCCCAAGAGTTAGATCTGAGGAAAAACGATCGTTATCTTCTGCTGGACGATAGTAAGCACTGGTGGAGAGTACAGAATACACGTAATCAGTCGGGATACGTACCGAGCAACTACGtcaagaaggagaaaaaatccGTCTCACTGTTCGATAGTTTTAAGAAGAAGGTTAAAAAGGGTTCCGGCAGCAAAACTCTACCCAATTGCTCACCTTCTAGGCAGGTCGATAGTCCCACAATGAGCCGACGGTTACCACCGGATCCTTCGGATGCCATCG CTTCTACCCCGATAGGAACTGCCATAGTCAAATACAACTATCAGGCGCAACAGCAAGATGAACTGTCGTTGACCAAAGGTACGCGGATATTGATACTGGAGAAATCGAACGATGGTTGGTGGCGTGGCCAAAGTGGCTCAGCGACTGGATGGTTTCCTAGTAATTATACAACGGAGGAAAATGAAGACGATACTCTGCACACGTACGCGATGGCAGAAAATGTGCTTGACATTGTTGTGGCTCTTTACTCATTCAATTCAAACAACGATACGGAGCTATCTTTTGAAAAGGGTGATCGGTTGGAAATTCTTGATCGACCAGCGGCTGATCCCGAATg GTACAAAGCCCGGAATAATAATGGCCAGGTTGGACTAGTACCTCGTAACTATTTACAAGAATTGTCTGAATATCTGGCTCAACCATTCCGGAGCAATGGCAGTGGCCCGGATTCACTTGATCGACGACCTAACGATGCACAATCGAATAACAACAACTCCAACacgaacaacagcaacaacaataactCCCAGCAACCAGAAAGACCCCATCTGACCGGAAAAAGCTGGTACTACGGTGCTATTACACGAAGTCAATGTGATACGGTGCTAAACTCTCACGGCCACGATGGAGATTATTTGATTCGTGATAGTGAAACAAAT CTGGGTGACTATTCTGTATCGTTGAAGGCCCCTGGTCGCAACAAGCATTTCCGTGTGCACGTTGAAGGTAATATGTACTGCATCGGGCAACGTAAATTTCACACACTGGATCAACTAGTGGACCATTACCAAAGAGCTCCCATTTATACTAACAAGCAGGGTGAAAAGCTGTATCTTGTACGACCGCTGCCGAAAGCAAATGGTACCTAA
- the LOC125762627 gene encoding adenosine kinase has protein sequence MTNENDDLAITSCDRCPRMVAFGNILLDISVELKDGTILNDFDLKPDDQREVPADKLAALVSVAVETCGNPIYNPGGSALNTCRILRALGEKNIIFCGAVGVDENGQILQQILKDCALNTCIQTLPDEMTGTCMCLISGDKRSLNANIGASLHFKKEFVSSRWCQSKIGVCKSAAHTNIDEDMRIFYIEGYFVPEKFHICTYIYEQYCKGTANLLVTNLNASYILQEFTAEMRFLVEHADLVFGNLAEFIALAQIYHCDDVDALARLLIKPYRKYNRNKILIATDGCRSVRLYYGAGSKFIAESYPVPVIPANTVVDTTGAGDSFVAGFLYKFMNDESPTLVDCIRYGCKVAGKVIRQVGCNLPSSVPSSPSIAPTTKEGMIP, from the exons ATGACAAACGAAAACGATGATCTCGCCATCACAAGTTG TGATCGGTGCCCGCGAATGGTCGCATTTGGTAACATTCTACTTGATATCAGCGTCGAGCTGAAGGATGGGACAATTTTGAATGATTTCGATCTGAAACCGGATGATCAAAGGGAAGTTCCTGCAGACAAACTTGCTGCCCTTGTCTCCGTTGCCGTAGAAAC CTGCGGTAATCCAATCTACAACCCTGGTGGTTCCGCACTTAACACATGCCGTATATTGCGTGcccttggagaaaaaaatataattttttgcgGAGCGGTCGGTGTTGATGAGAATGGCcaaatattgcaacaaatctTAAAGGATTGTGCACTAAATACATG caTACAAACGTTGCCTGATGAAATGACTGGAACATGCATGTGCCTCATCAGTGGTGACAAGCGGAGTCTGAACGCGAACATTGGTGCTTCGCTACATTTCAAGAAAGAATTTGTAAGTTCGCGCTGGTGCCAGTCAAAGATCGGTGTTTGCAAATCAGCCGCACACACAAATATTGACGAAGACATGCGAATTTTCTACATCGAAGGGTATTTCGTGCCGGAAAAATTTCACATCTGCACGTACATCTATGAACAATACTGCAAGGGAACAGCAAACCTGCTGGTAACCAATTTGAATGCATCGTACATACTGCAGGAATTCACGGCAGAGATGCGCTTTCTCGTGGAGCATGCCGATCTGGTGTTTGGAAATTTGGCGGAATTCATTGCACTGGCACAGATTTACCACTGTGACGACGTGGACGCATTGGCTCGGTTACTGATAAAGCCCTACCGAAAATATAACCGTAACAAGATTCTCATTGCAACTGATGGTTGTCGTAGCGTTCGGTTATACTATGGTGCGGGCTCAAAATTCATAGCAGAAAGCTACCCAGTACCGGTTATACCAGCGAACACCGTGGTCGATACAACCGGGGCCGGAGATTCATTTGTGGCAGGGTTTCTATACAAATTCATGAACGATGAAAGCCCCACGTTAGTGGACTGCATTCGATACGGGTGTAAAGTGGCCGGGAAAGTGATACGGCAAGTGGGATGTAATTTACCCTCCAGCGTTCCATCATCGCCATCGATTGCCCCGACTACAAAAGAGGGGATGATTCCTTGA